In Phoenix dactylifera cultivar Barhee BC4 chromosome 1, palm_55x_up_171113_PBpolish2nd_filt_p, whole genome shotgun sequence, the genomic stretch GTATTGGATATGAGCACACAGTTataatactatatatatatgtgtgtgtgtgtgtgtgtgtgtgtgtgtgtgtgcaatATACATACACAatgcatacatatgtatgtatatatatatgtgtgtgtgtgtgtgtagatagagaaagagagagggagtagAGATAAGATGTGGGCGCCCCCACAGCAGCTCCAGCAAGTGCAATCTAGACCAGATGACTGAGGGCCCGGTGCACATGATCCGAGCCATCAGATGTAATCCACAATCTCTAAACTACTTGCTATCAAAAAATCATGTAATCTAAAGATCCCTAGCCTATGCATCTAGTGATCAAAAAATATGCATTGTTCGTGTTATTTAAAATGTCCATTTTTGACTAGTAGATGCATGAATGATGTATATGATAGGATTTCCACATGATTTTTTAACAATAAGCACTTTGCAGATAATAGATCACATCCAACGACTCAGATCATCCGTGCTGGTCCCATGGTCATCGGGTGCCCACATCAAGGaaagccgtaccggtccgtaccggccggtacgggccggtacgaacCGGTCCGGTGCTTGACCGGTACCGGAGAGCGATGAAAACCGGTATATCCGGTTTTCATCtgtgtaccggccggtacggaccccgtaccggccggtacgggactcgtaccggtgcgaaccgggttcgcaccggtacgggtggtttttttttttttttttacgaaaCCACAGCTTCGCgctgtggtttcaaaaaccacgcgcgcgcgtggtttcaaaaaccacgcgccgcgcgtggttttagggagaagtggcccacggggccacttctttcaatttttttttttttttttcagggaaccacagcgaggcgctgtggttcccAAAACCACCGCGgcgcgtggtttcaaaaaccacgcgcCGCGCGTGGTTTTGTGAAGGAAGTGGCCAACCGGCCACTTctttcaatgaaaaaaaaaaaataaaaaattgctgTGGCCGACAGGCCACagctttctccctttttttaataGGAAAAGGAGTGGCCGGAGGCCACTCCTTCCCATTAAAAACCAAGAAGCGGCCGACCGGCCACTTCTTTCCGTACGAATTTAACATTACTAAGCTGGGATTTTCTGTTAATCTGGGATTAACTTAAGCCTCTCGTTCGGTTATAAAAACCGAACGAGGCTCACTTCTTTCCCAAACAATTTGAGGTTGAGACTTGAGAGGTTCTAGTTAAGGTGCGGAGACGGAAAGATTTGAGAGATAGCGAGGAGGAGGTCCTGCCCAAAAAATCCAGCGGAGACTATTTAAGGTGCGGTTTTTTTATCCtatattatttcattaattttgttaataatttatttaaaaaaaatagtttataaattacttaaataataagataatgcaaaaatttactttattagcttaattttttgataagttgtccttttatgatagaaatgggttctatttaaggtgcggagacggaaagatttgagagatagcgaggaggaggtcctgcccaaaaaatccagcggagactatttaaggtgcggtttttttatcctatattatttcattaattttgttaataatttatttaaaaaaaatagtttataaattacttaaataataagataatgcaaaaatttactttattagcttaattttttgataagttgtccttttatgatagaaatgggttctatttaaggtgcggagacggaaagatttgagagatagcgaggaggaggtcctgcccaaaaaatccagcggagactatttaaggtgcggtttttttatcctatattatttcattaattttgttaataatttatttaaaaaaatagtttataaattacttaaataataagataatgcaaaaatttactttattagcttaattttttgataagttgtccttttatgatagaaatgggttctatttaaggtgcggagacggaaagatttgagagatagcgaggaggaggtcctgcccaaaaaatccagcggagactatttaaggtgcggtttttttatcctatattatttcattaattttgttaataatttatttaaaaaaaatagtttataaattacttaaataataagataatgcaaaaatttactttattagcttaattttttgataagttgtccttttatgatagaaatggagccatcaagaaaaacgaACCCTGCAAAGCGTGATATTGGCTGGTCTTATGGGCGAAGACTTGGAAGTGAGGGGCAACGACACCAGTTTCAATGCAAGTTTTGCGACAAGGTTTTCAAGGGAGGAGGGGTAACCAGGTTGAAGCAACACTTAGCCGGAAATTCCGGTGAGGTTGCTACGTGCCGAAATTGTCCTAACGAGATTCGTGTGCTGATGAGGCAGAATCTTGCTGAGGCCAAAGAAGCGAAGGAGGTGGCTTCCAAGAAGAGGGCGGAGGTCGATCGCCAAGCGGCAGagccaccttcctatcactctagggagccagaggaggtcgaggatctagatgaggaggaggcagatattcaggcggccatgcatgcaagcctggatgatcagtggcagcaggaggaggtggccaggcatagagctcgatttgggccctctgCATACGAGTCGGGCGGCGGTTCTCGAAGCACTAGACAAGATCCAGAGTTCTTGAGGACAACTTCAGTAAGGGAGGGCGTCGGCAAAGAACGtggccggattgcatctatgctgggtggttttggtagccgaaagaagtcATCTAGAGGAGTTGCAGAAGGAGCGACAATTcatgatgtagatccgcatgctctccccagtagagattcaaggcagcagagggtagacacaatgtggatgaaggataagaagaaaactatgtggcgagctattggatcctggtttcacttcagccacatcccagcgaatgtggcagacaatacatactacaggtctgccattgccgccatacaagctgccggtcccggtgtagctcctccaggcccgaaggatatatacggtgagcttcttgacaacaataaggaggagctggagaattggattgactcctacaagagcaagtggcccatatatggactaaccatcatgtgcgatggttggaccggtccgaccaggcggagcatcatcaacttcctgacatactgtgatgctaagaccttcttccacaagtcgATTGATGCTTCGGCTTCTGTGCACAACACctcgtacatgctgaaacttatggaggatgtgattgatctggtaggagaggagaatgtcgtgcaggtcgtcactgataatgggccgcaatataaggctgccgggcaagtcttgatggagcggcggccacatattttctggaccccatgtgctgcacattgtatcgatcttatgttgatggacattggaaagatccgtagggtgcaacaaacggtggagacagcccaacgcattacgaggtatatttataaccataactgggttctttcattgatgagaaagtatgcagggggagagattctgagaccaggagtcacacggtttgctaccaacttCATCGCACTTGATAGCATACTCGAGAAGAGAGGAGCCTTACGTCAGATGTTTGCCAGTCCGGAGTGGTATGATAGTAGATATTCTTATGCCGGCTCTGAAGGGAGCAAGATAGAAGACTTGGTGACGAGACAACCATTCTGGCAGCGGGCTACTACAatagtcaaggctatcaaaccattatatgaagtgctgcgggccgtagatagcgagatctacccccagatgggatttttgtatcacatgatggtcaaggcaaaggatcagattatggaggcagatccagcacatggccggtcatacatcaacatcattgagcaacggtggggagcgcaaatgggtacggaattacatctagcaggtaaactaagatataattatagtgacaattatagtgatggatataattatataattatgctaagatagtctcgtatatgtgcagcatactacctaaacccccggtttcagtacagcatagatggaattggtatggatgaaacacttctggatgctttgcgtaatgtgatttacaagatggaggcagatccagaaaaagcggccctatgtcttgaagaggtaattatgatttagtaattactagcatgtgtaagtatatcagcatcttcaattattaacatggttttcttatgcttatttttcacagagcaaattatttagagagggcagctaCAGTTTTGGCCAACGAGCGGCTGTCGTCAGCAAACACAATATGAATCCAGGTACGTGACACATCAGCAAAACATTCACCTGGTGTTACTTAGTTACTATTATGGaactatcatatatgtaatcttcataaatatttttgcagctgaatggtgggtgcattttggcggatccgcgagaaatctaaagcggatagctatccggatcctctcccaaacagtctcctctagtggatgtgagcgcaattggtccaccttcgcccttatccacagcaaacaaagaaaccgtttgacgcaaaagcgcctcaacgaccttgtttatgtgcattacaatttgcggttgaggctaaagtgcatccaggaggaagtggagctcaagtatacAGATCCGATTTACGGGTCCTTCACCGCTGATGACGATGATCCACTACTCGGCTGGCTTGTaggccagcagcaggagcccgagcttgacgagccaggatcgcctccacgaccagctaccttcatagccaccgaagctggggtcgatccagagcaatgggctgagcgcaatattccacgcactcccagagctgatcagccgcaggcacaggggagccagacagagagggccaggaaaggaaaacaaagaatcccaatggagagtgtcgaggaagagacttggactagtagcgatgaaggttctggtggtgatggatcttctagccatggagggagcggaggacagtatggtactCATGAGACACAGCCGGAGGGTGGTCTTTATTTCACCGGTGAGTCCCAATTTATGGGTGCTACACAGGATACGGACCACGGTCGACCACCTGATAGAGATCGTGAGGATATTATTGGATATAGAagacgggctcctcgaggtcgttcaggaagacaggatacgactgcagatccgaggacatacggatacggattctattatccacagcctcagcctgacgaatacggatatggtgcattggattttgcttccgccatatttggatgggcccctacacaatcagaggacacctctcagagccagagcgtgagcgagagatccgacagttcttataacctggcgcgtgttccttctgattgggttgatttgcctcctcctgattatacttatgatccagatatctacgagagccatcggcactcgtcccgattttagatatcctagagtactttaaatgtatgtaaatgattgtatcttaattcgaagatattttatgtgtatGATTTTATCATTTCGAACGGGAGGAAAACGTAACATGCAATCATGCATCATatatgtttcaaatttcaaccctaaatttaaatatgaaaatatcaaaaatcatgaaaaaagtaataaaaaaacatcaattttcatttaatttaagatccaacagagacaacatttaaaaaaaaaaaaaaagtctgacTCGTGGAGCccggccggtacggtaccggtccgggccggtacggtaccggtccgggccggtacggtaccggtccgggccggtacggtaccggtccgggccggtaccgtaccggtccgggccggtaccgtaccggtccggccggcgaccggtaccgtaccggtccggccggcgaccggtacgccggaccggaccggtaccgcgGACCTTGATGAATACCATGAACTTATATAAGGATTGGTTTGTCTCTCTTTTAGGTTTCTCTACATAAAC encodes the following:
- the LOC120112109 gene encoding uncharacterized protein LOC120112109, whose amino-acid sequence is MDETLLDALRNVIYKMEADPEKAALCLEESKLFREGSYSFGQRAAVVSKHNMNPAEWWVHFGGSARNLKRIAIRILSQTVSSSGCERNWSTFALIHSKQRNRLTQKRLNDLVYVHYNLRLRLKCIQEEVELKYTDPIYGSFTADDDDPLLGWLVGQQQEPELDEPGSPPRPATFIATEAGVDPEQWAERNIPRTPRADQPQAQGSQTERARKGKQRIPMESVEEETWTSSDEGSGGDGSSSHGGSGGQYGTHETQPEGGLYFTGESQFMGATQDTDHGRPPDRDREDIIGYRRRAPRGRSGRQDTTADPRTYGYGFYYPQPQPDEYGYGALDFASAIFGWAPTQSEDTSQSQSVSERSDSSYNLARVPSDWVDLPPPDYTYDPDIYESHRHSSRF